One Vanessa cardui chromosome 4, ilVanCard2.1, whole genome shotgun sequence genomic window carries:
- the LOC124544061 gene encoding uncharacterized protein LOC124544061 encodes MAGAVCACGVTKRLAANATSCSRHCVVAESATWCRLRPARRGSVRRASPHALRSARCTSQNMQPHTGTYCSNSLFRFSTSFRHKRLRNFGITFSMIYFSLDRR; translated from the exons ATGGCAGGTGCGGTGTGCGCGTGCGGCGTGACTAAGCGGTTAGCGGCGAACGCGACGAGCTGTAGTCGACATTGTGTGGTCGCGGAGTCTGCGACCTGGTGCCGACTCCGGCCGGCGCGGCGAGGTAGCGTGCGGCGCGCGTCACCGCATGCTCTGCGCTCGGCGCGATGCACATCGCAGAATATGCAACCGCATACCGGAACTTATTGTTCTAATTCATTATTTCGTTTTTCAACTTCATTTAGAC ataaACGTTTGCGTAACTTTGGTATTACTTTTTCTATGATATATTTTTCGCTGGATCGTCGTtag